In Burkholderiales bacterium, the following proteins share a genomic window:
- a CDS encoding 4a-hydroxytetrahydrobiopterin dehydratase: protein MTDLAHRKCKGCEGGVDPLKPSEVDNLLKQLDGWSLADGAIAKTYSFKNHHQTMAFVNAAAWISHREDHHPDLLVGYNTCRVSYVTHAIGGLSENDFICAAKLDKLFEL, encoded by the coding sequence GTGACCGATCTCGCCCATCGCAAGTGCAAAGGATGCGAAGGCGGCGTCGATCCGCTCAAGCCCTCCGAGGTCGATAACCTCCTGAAACAGCTCGACGGCTGGTCGCTCGCCGACGGCGCGATCGCCAAGACCTATTCGTTCAAGAACCATCACCAGACGATGGCGTTCGTGAACGCCGCCGCGTGGATCTCGCACCGCGAGGACCATCACCCCGACCTGCTCGTCGGCTACAACACGTGTCGCGTCTCGTACGTCACGCACGCGATCGGCGGGCTTTCCGAGAACGATTTCATCTGCGCCGCCAAGCTGGACAAGCTGTTCGAGCTATGA
- a CDS encoding M48 family metallopeptidase has translation MTTFGITFLIVLLTATALRLWLGLRHIDYVRAHRGAVPSQFSADVTLQAHQRAADYTADKTRLALVSILVDTALVLWLTFGGGVQLMYETGARFFEGEIARGLVLIVLVSIVTTLVELPLGLYRTFRIEERFGFNKMTVALYWIDFAKTTALAAAFGIPLAACVLWLMQVAGEYWWLYAWGVWVVFNLFMLAVYPTWIAPLFNRFSPMQDPDLKDRVEKLLARCGFRVKGLMVMDGSRRSSHGNAYFTGFGNSKRIIFFDTLLARLTPPEVEAVLAHELGHFRLRHVAKRIVWIFAGSLAFLWLLDYVMHQAWFYEGLNVDASSTAVALVLFFLVVPSFTFLFQPLLSSYSRKHEFEADRYAAQNASATDLASALVKLYKDNASTLTPDPVHSAFYDSHPPALARISRLQGAGEGVAS, from the coding sequence GTGACGACGTTCGGTATCACCTTCCTCATCGTGCTGCTCACCGCGACGGCTTTGCGTCTGTGGCTGGGCTTGCGTCACATCGACTACGTCCGCGCCCACCGCGGGGCGGTCCCATCGCAGTTCTCGGCCGACGTGACGCTTCAAGCGCACCAGCGCGCCGCCGATTACACCGCCGACAAGACGCGGCTCGCGCTCGTCTCCATCCTCGTCGATACCGCGCTCGTGCTGTGGCTCACCTTCGGCGGCGGGGTGCAGCTGATGTACGAGACCGGGGCGCGCTTCTTCGAAGGCGAGATCGCGCGCGGCCTCGTGCTGATCGTGCTGGTGTCGATCGTCACCACGCTCGTCGAGCTGCCGCTCGGCCTGTATCGCACCTTCAGGATCGAGGAGCGCTTCGGCTTCAACAAGATGACCGTCGCGCTCTACTGGATCGATTTCGCCAAGACGACCGCGCTCGCCGCTGCCTTCGGCATCCCGCTCGCGGCCTGCGTGCTGTGGCTGATGCAGGTCGCGGGCGAGTACTGGTGGCTGTACGCCTGGGGCGTGTGGGTGGTCTTCAACCTCTTCATGCTGGCGGTGTATCCGACGTGGATCGCGCCGCTGTTCAACCGCTTCTCGCCGATGCAGGACCCGGACTTGAAGGACCGCGTCGAGAAGCTGCTCGCGCGCTGCGGCTTCAGGGTGAAGGGCCTCATGGTGATGGACGGCTCCCGCCGCAGCAGCCACGGCAACGCGTATTTCACCGGCTTCGGCAACTCGAAGCGCATCATCTTCTTCGACACCCTGCTCGCACGGCTCACGCCGCCGGAGGTGGAGGCGGTGCTCGCACACGAGCTCGGACATTTCCGGCTGCGCCACGTCGCCAAGCGCATCGTGTGGATCTTCGCGGGCAGCCTCGCGTTCCTGTGGCTCCTCGACTACGTGATGCACCAGGCGTGGTTCTACGAAGGCCTCAACGTCGACGCGAGCTCGACCGCGGTCGCGCTCGTCCTGTTCTTCCTCGTCGTGCCGAGCTTCACGTTCCTGTTCCAGCCGCTGCTGTCGAGCTATTCGCGCAAGCACGAGTTCGAAGCCGACCGCTACGCCGCGCAGAACGCCTCGGCGACCGACCTCGCCTCGGCGCTGGTCAAGCTGTACAAGGACAACGCGTCCACCCTCACGCCCGACCCGGTGCACTCGGCGTTCTACGATTCTCACCCGCCGGCGCTCGCGCGCATCTCGCGCCTGCAAGGCGCGGGCGAGGGCGTCGCGTCGTGA
- a CDS encoding DUF6494 family protein — protein MNDEALNMSIRKFLKTVGVNSQLAIEKAIRQAVEDGKLKGNETMPAQMTLTVGTLDLNVQFDGELRLT, from the coding sequence ATGAACGACGAAGCTCTGAACATGAGCATCCGCAAGTTCCTCAAGACGGTGGGCGTCAACTCGCAGCTCGCGATCGAGAAAGCGATCCGCCAGGCGGTCGAGGACGGCAAGCTCAAGGGCAACGAGACCATGCCCGCGCAGATGACGCTCACCGTGGGGACGCTCGATCTCAACGTACAGTTCGACGGAGAGCTCAGGCTGACTTGA
- a CDS encoding TIGR02281 family clan AA aspartic protease: MTGVRPRPYRGLTPVFTRGGTLLHTLIWLALLGGGAGLFYGYLEHQMNPNRAPQMTGAGEIVLKRNRAGHFVAGGAINGHKVNFLVDTGATQIAVPRELADKLGLERGLPVQIQTAAGPSQGYATRLASVELASMRLSGASAIVADGLDPALVLLGMSFLRHVEIAQRGDELILKPLQHR, translated from the coding sequence GTGACAGGGGTCAGACCCCGGCCTTATCGGGGTCTGACCCCGGTTTTCACGCGCGGCGGGACCTTACTTCATACCCTGATCTGGCTCGCGCTCCTCGGCGGCGGCGCGGGGCTGTTCTACGGCTACCTCGAGCACCAGATGAACCCGAACCGCGCTCCGCAGATGACGGGCGCGGGCGAGATCGTGCTGAAGCGCAATCGCGCGGGACACTTCGTCGCAGGCGGCGCGATCAACGGTCACAAGGTGAATTTCCTCGTCGACACCGGCGCGACCCAGATCGCGGTGCCGCGCGAGCTCGCGGACAAGCTCGGGCTCGAGCGCGGTCTGCCGGTGCAGATCCAGACCGCCGCGGGGCCGTCGCAGGGTTACGCGACGCGGCTCGCGAGCGTCGAGCTCGCCTCGATGCGACTCTCCGGCGCGAGCGCGATCGTCGCGGATGGGCTCGACCCGGCGCTCGTCCTCCTCGGGATGAGCTTTTTGCGCCACGTCGAGATCGCGCAGCGCGGGGACGAGCTGATTCTGAAGCCGCTGCAACATCGCTAA
- the orn gene encoding oligoribonuclease, translating into MAQDAGNLIWIDMEMSGLDPERDRVLEVAIVITDGTRDLNTIAEAPVLVIHQPDAVLDGMDDWNRSTHGKSGLTEKVRASRLSETDVEDQMIAFLAQYVPKGVSPMCGNSVHQDRRFMAKYLPRLEEYFLYRNLDVSTLKELWRRWKGVAPGLTKQGKHEALADIHESIDELRYYRDNFLRL; encoded by the coding sequence ATGGCACAAGACGCCGGCAACCTCATCTGGATCGACATGGAGATGAGCGGTCTCGACCCCGAGCGCGATCGCGTGCTCGAAGTGGCGATCGTCATCACCGACGGCACGCGCGATCTGAACACGATCGCCGAAGCGCCGGTGCTCGTCATCCATCAGCCCGACGCGGTGCTGGACGGCATGGACGACTGGAACCGCTCCACCCACGGCAAGTCCGGCCTCACCGAGAAGGTGAGGGCGTCGAGGCTCTCGGAGACCGACGTCGAAGACCAGATGATCGCGTTCCTCGCGCAGTACGTGCCGAAGGGCGTGTCGCCGATGTGCGGCAACTCGGTCCACCAGGACCGGCGCTTCATGGCGAAGTACCTGCCGCGGCTCGAAGAGTACTTCCTCTACCGCAACCTGGACGTGAGCACGCTGAAGGAGCTGTGGCGGCGCTGGAAAGGCGTCGCACCGGGGCTCACCAAGCAGGGCAAGCACGAAGCGCTCGCCGACATCCACGAATCGATCGACGAGCTGCGCTACTACCGCGACAACTTCCTCAGGCTGTGA